The following nucleotide sequence is from Paenibacillus odorifer.
CGAATGTCAGATATGTTAAACTGAATTTCACATCCAATACGGTCTGGCCAGCAGCACAGTTAGCGGAATTTGAGGTTCATGGTAATACAACTACAACTCCATCCTCAGGATATGAAGCGGAGAATGCCGCATTATCCGGTGGTGCCAAGGTTAACACGGATCATACAGGTTATACAGGTACAGGATTTGTTGATGGTTACCTAAATCAAGGTGCTGCAACTGCATTTAGCGTTAATATGGCTTCTGCTGGTAACTATGATGCTACATTAAGATTTTCAAATGCATCAGGCAGTACAAAAACCATTAGTGTTTATGTGAATGGAACTAAAATTAAGCAAACCTCACTTGCGAATCTGGCCAATTGGAATACGTGGTCAACAAAGATTGAGACGCTGGCTCTGAATGCTGGCACTAACACGATTACTTATAAGTACGATACAGGAGACACTGGAAATGTGAATCTAGATAATTTGAACGTCACTCCAGCTTCTGCTACAACACCAACTCCGACGGCAACTCCAACACCAACGGCAACTCCAACACCAACGGCAACACCTACCTCAACTCCAACGGTAACACCAACACCGACACCGACGGTAACTCCTACGCCAACACCGACAGTAACACCTACACCAACTCCAACGGTAACACCGACCCAGACACCAACAGTTACACCAACGCCTGGGGCGGGTTCCAATCTGGCTTTGAACAAAAGCATCAACGCTTCCTCTTCCGTCTTTACCTTTGTTCCTGCAAATGCGAATGACGGTGATGTAACTACTTACTGGGAAGGAGCAGGAGGAAGTTATCCCAATACATTATCTGTAAACCTGGGTAGTAATGCCGATATTACATCCATTGTCCTCAAACTGAATCCATCATCAGCCTGGTCCACACGTACTCAGACTATTCAAGTGCTTGGGCATAATCAGAATACAACAGCCTTTACTAGTCTTGTGCCAGCAACCGTGTATACTTTTAATCCGGCAACCGGCAATACGGTCACTATTCCGGTAACGGCCACGGCTAGTGAAGTACAGTTGAAGATTACCACCAATACTGGTTCAACCGCTGGACAAATCGCTGAATTCCAAGTGATGGGTGCACCAGCTGCTAATCCGGATTTGGCGATAACCGGTCTTACATGGTCACCTTCAGCTCCAGTAGAGACCAATGCCATTACTTTAAATGCAACGGTAAAAAATATTGGAACATTAGCTTCCACAGCGACTAATGTAAATTTCTACTTGGGCAGCACACTTGTAGGTACTAGCCCAGTGGGGGCATTAGCGGCTGGCGCATCTACGAACGTCACTTTAAATATGGGCGTAAAGGATGCAGCTACCTATACTTTAACTGCAAAGGTTGACGAGAATAATACGGTTATTGAATTGAACGAAGGCAATAACAGCTTCACTAGTCCAAATTCTCTTATTATTGCTCCCGTATCCAGTTCTGATCTAGTAGCTTCCCCAGTTAGCTGGACACCAAGCAATCCAGCAGGCGGCAATGTGGTCAGCTTCTCGGTGGCAATCAAGAATCAAGGGACGGCAGCATCCGCAGGGGGTGCGCATAACATAACCCTGAAGGTTCTGGATGCTACTACGAATGCTGTACTCCAAACCTTAACTGGAACCTATAACGGCGTGATTGGCAGTGGAGTAACAGCGCCTCCTGTTAGCCTTGGCACTTGGACAGCAGCTAATGGCAAATATACTGTGAAGACCGAAATTGCCGTAGACACTAATGAGCTGCCAGTTAAACAAGCCAACAATATTCAAACACAGTCTCTTTTTGTAGGTCGTGGAGCCAATATGCCTTACGACATGTATGAGGCTGAGGAGGGCGTGATTGGTGGCGGGGCTGTGAAGCTTACTGCTAATCGGACCATTGGAGATCTTGCGGGTGAGGCTTCAGGCAGAAGAGCAGTTACACTGAATACTACAGGCAGTTATGTAGAATTCACTACTAAGGCTGACACTAATACACTGGTCACCCGCTTCTCGATTCCAGATTCGGCGAGTGGAGACGGTACGAATGCTACACTGAACATCTATGTGAACGGAGTTTATACCAAGGCGATTAATCTGACCTCTAAATATGCATGGCTGTACGGTTCAGAGATAAGTCCCGGCAATTCACCAAGCGCGGGCTCTCCGCGGCATATTTATGATGAAGCCAACATTATGTTCGACAGCACGATTCCGAAAGGTAGTACGATTCGACTGCAAAAGGATGTGGCAAATACCTCGCAGTATGCCATTGATTTCATCAGTCTGGAGCAGGTTTCACCAATTGCCAATCCAGATCCGGCCAAATATACGGTCCCAGCCGGCTTTACACATCAGGATGTGCAAAATGCGCTAGATAAAGTACGCATGGATACGACCGGAAATCTCGTAGGTGTGTATTTGCCAGCAGGTAACTATCAGACCTCCAGTAAATTTCAGGTCTATGGAAAAGCAGTGAAGATCATTGGTGCAGGCCCATGGTATACGAGATTCTACGCTCCAACGAATCAGGAGAATACGGATATCGGTTTCCGGGCAAGCGATACTGCTAATGGCTCTACTTTTGCGAATTTTGCTTACTTTGGGAACTACACATCACGTATTGATGGTCCGGGTAAAGTATTTGATTTCTCCAATGTGGCAAATATTACGATCGATAACATCTGGACCGAACATCAGGTGTGTATGTACTGGGGAGCTAATACGGATTACATGGTGATCAAAAACTCCCGTATCCGCAACACCTTCGCTGACGGCATCAATATGACGAATGGCAGCACGAATAATCTCGTATCCAATATTGAGGCACGGGCTACAGGGGATGATAGCTTTGCATTGTTTTCGGCTATTGATTCCGGTGGTGCAGATATGAAGGATAATATTTATGAGAATCTCACTTCAATCTTAACCTGGCGGGCAGCAGGTGTAGCCGTCTATGGCGGATATGCCAATACCTTCCGCAACATTTATATTGCCGACACGCTTTGCTATTCTGGAATTACGATCAGCTCACTTGACTTCGGGTATCCAATGAACGGCTTTGGCGCTTCACCGACAACGAATTTTGAGAATATTTCCATTGTTCGTGCAGGTGGACATTTCTGGGGGGCACAGACCTTCCCGGCAATCTGGGTATTCTCAGCCTCTAAGGTATTCCAAGGCATTCGTGTCAGTGATGTGGATATCATTGATCCAACCTATCATGGTATCATGTTCCAGACCAACTATGTCGGCTCCGCGCCGCAGTTCCCAGTGACAGATACCATCTTCACGAATGTCACAATTTCCGGTGCGCAAAAGAGTGGAGATGCTTTTGACAGCAAATCCGGAGTGGGCATCTGGGTAAATGAAGCGGCTGAGGCTGGGCAAGGTCCTGCCAGAGGGTCAGCCACCTTTAACAATCTGAAAATTACCAACACGGTAACGAATATTAAAAATAATACGTCTACTTTTACGATTAACGTTAATCCGTAAAAATAAAGCTGCCAATACTGAACAGCCGTCTCCCGCTTTCGTGGGGGGCGGTTGTTTTCAGGTTGCAGAAACCAAGGGTTCTGAATCGACAGGAGGTGCTGCTCACGTTACAATAATGGAAGGTACAGAAATGAAGGAGGCTCTAAAATGACATCCTTAGTGGTTAACAATATAACAGAGCTGATTGGGAATACACCGGTTGTAAGATTAAATCGGCTGACTAGCCCCCAAGATGCAGAACTATATGTGAAGCTGGAGCTTTTTAATCCAAGTGGCAGTGTAAAAGACCGGGCAGCTTATAATCTAATCCTGCAAGCCGAGCTAGCAGGTTTGTTGAAGCCGGGCGGGACGATCATTGAGCCGACTAGTGGAAATACAGGGATAGGATTAGCGATGAATGCCGCGGC
It contains:
- a CDS encoding discoidin domain-containing protein, yielding MIAASKRFTGKTAVLYCLIVILFVGQLGLYPSVSLAAGNLAQGKTITSSSFGDVYVAANANDGSQGTYWESASGVFPQWIKVDLGAASSVNQVVLKLPTNWETRTQTLAVQGSTDDAAYNNLVDSANYTFNPTSDSNTVTISFTAANVRYVKLNFTSNTVWPAAQLAEFEVHGNTTTTPSSGYEAENAALSGGAKVNTDHTGYTGTGFVDGYLNQGAATAFSVNMASAGNYDATLRFSNASGSTKTISVYVNGTKIKQTSLANLANWNTWSTKIETLALNAGTNTITYKYDTGDTGNVNLDNLNVTPASATTPTPTATPTPTATPTPTATPTSTPTVTPTPTPTVTPTPTPTVTPTPTPTVTPTQTPTVTPTPGAGSNLALNKSINASSSVFTFVPANANDGDVTTYWEGAGGSYPNTLSVNLGSNADITSIVLKLNPSSAWSTRTQTIQVLGHNQNTTAFTSLVPATVYTFNPATGNTVTIPVTATASEVQLKITTNTGSTAGQIAEFQVMGAPAANPDLAITGLTWSPSAPVETNAITLNATVKNIGTLASTATNVNFYLGSTLVGTSPVGALAAGASTNVTLNMGVKDAATYTLTAKVDENNTVIELNEGNNSFTSPNSLIIAPVSSSDLVASPVSWTPSNPAGGNVVSFSVAIKNQGTAASAGGAHNITLKVLDATTNAVLQTLTGTYNGVIGSGVTAPPVSLGTWTAANGKYTVKTEIAVDTNELPVKQANNIQTQSLFVGRGANMPYDMYEAEEGVIGGGAVKLTANRTIGDLAGEASGRRAVTLNTTGSYVEFTTKADTNTLVTRFSIPDSASGDGTNATLNIYVNGVYTKAINLTSKYAWLYGSEISPGNSPSAGSPRHIYDEANIMFDSTIPKGSTIRLQKDVANTSQYAIDFISLEQVSPIANPDPAKYTVPAGFTHQDVQNALDKVRMDTTGNLVGVYLPAGNYQTSSKFQVYGKAVKIIGAGPWYTRFYAPTNQENTDIGFRASDTANGSTFANFAYFGNYTSRIDGPGKVFDFSNVANITIDNIWTEHQVCMYWGANTDYMVIKNSRIRNTFADGINMTNGSTNNLVSNIEARATGDDSFALFSAIDSGGADMKDNIYENLTSILTWRAAGVAVYGGYANTFRNIYIADTLCYSGITISSLDFGYPMNGFGASPTTNFENISIVRAGGHFWGAQTFPAIWVFSASKVFQGIRVSDVDIIDPTYHGIMFQTNYVGSAPQFPVTDTIFTNVTISGAQKSGDAFDSKSGVGIWVNEAAEAGQGPARGSATFNNLKITNTVTNIKNNTSTFTINVNP